A DNA window from Primulina tabacum isolate GXHZ01 chromosome 12, ASM2559414v2, whole genome shotgun sequence contains the following coding sequences:
- the LOC142520115 gene encoding uncharacterized protein LOC142520115: MKEKVLETDEILKASKSTTDAGEKGSICEEPKHQKLKLLVAERENKELLKRKLELECELDAKKMRIEELTTKLEENFDEIDGLQDLNQQLFTKERLSNNELQNVRKALIKVLSEMSDDR; encoded by the exons ATGAAGGAGAAGGTACTGGAGACAGACGAGATCTTAAAGGCTAGCAAGTCCACCACTGATGCTGGGGAAAAGGGCTCAATATGTGAGGAGCCTAAGCACCAGAAACTGAAGCTCCTTGTTGCCGAA AGGGAGAATAAAGAATTGTTGAAGAGAAAGTTAGAGCTTGAATGCGAACTAGATGCTAAGAAAATGAGAATCGAAGAGCTCACAACCAAATTAGAGGAGAACTTTGATGAGATCGACGGTCTTCAAGATTTAAATCAACAACTCTTCACCAAAGAGCGACTTAGCAACAATGAGCTGCAAAATGTCCGCAAAGCGTTAATAAAG